The Sminthopsis crassicaudata isolate SCR6 chromosome 5, ASM4859323v1, whole genome shotgun sequence genome contains the following window.
TCCTTCCCAGCAGCCTCATCTTGGCTagactaggatttttttttcctattcatatagaatagtttttttttttttttgtgacagaATAGTACTCCATagatttaaataacaaaatttgtgaacCCATTCTCTAATTATTGATtctaagtgttttgttttttaccaacTTGAACACAAAGCAACTataaggtttttgttttattttggtacAAATTGGTGAAAGATCTATTAATAACATCCTTAGGGTATAGCCATAATGACTCTTAACTGCCAGGTTTCTTTTCAAAAAGCCAACACCATGTTATGTATGCCTCTTACCATAGCCCAGACAGTGCTGAATATTGCTATTTTTAACTGTTTGTTAACTTAATGGTCATGATTGGGTAATTCAGAATTGCTTacatgtgcatttctctgattattggAGGGTttgaacagtttttttttgtttttttttttaaattaattttataattataaattttctttgacagtacatatgcatgagtaattttttatatattatcccttgtattcatttttccaaattttcccctccctccctttgctccctcccttagatagcagacaatcccatatatattaaatgtgttacagtattacctaggtacaatatatgtgtgtaaatccaattttcttgttgaacattaagaattggattccgggggcagctaggtggcacagtggatagagcaccagtcctcaagaggacccgagttcaaatctgatctcagacacttaacacttcgtagctgtgtgaccctgggcaagtcacttaaccccagcctcaggggggggaaaaaattgattctgaaggtataagtaacctgggtagaaagacagtagtgctaatagtttacattcaattcccagtgtggGTTTGAACAGTTTTTTGGAAGATGCTCATTGGTATTTCTTGTTTAGGGAAATGACTTCTTCACATCCTTTGAAATCACACCTTTATTTCCCTAGAATCTACCCTTTCCATTGGGAGTCGCAGATTTACCCACAACCAAGTTGCTTTTTCTCTGATTTGTCTTATTTTTAGATCTTCAGGGCAACTGAAGGAGAGCTATTTAGAGTTGAGATGAAGGGAAGGACTTCCATAGGTCTGGCCATCTCATCCATTCgctctttccccatttcccccaCCAGGTTCACAGCTGGAGCAAAGATACTGTTCCAGCTAAAGCAACAATTGAAGGAACTTGAGAATTTTAGTAACTTAATCACTTATGAGAATGATCCTCTGAAAACCAAGCTGCCATTAGAGGGGGTCACAGAATTGCTACAGCTTCTGCTCCACAGGTACCAGATGAAAGACGTCCATGGGAtattggggaaaagaaggaggccTTTGGGGAGGAAGAGCAGGGAAAGCTTGGTCCTTAGGAGACTGTCATAAATTCAAcagttcccttcctttccctgccCTCAGTGCTTTTGTAGTGGAATCTCAACCTTACATGCTTCTGCCTATCAAACGACCGCTTGTCCTCAAAACTGGAAATAAGTTTTCTGTTCAAACACGGTCAGTATCACGGATTCCTAGATTCCCTCTTCCTCCTACCTTGCACGGAATCCTCTTTCCCTTGTGTTGAATGAATgtcttactttttaatttaagagAAGTTTCTATTCTCcctctgcctttctctccccttcattcctttcctctcagtttcattttaagaaatatttaaaagactaTTGTGTGTCAAGATTGTCCTGGGTGCTGagaatatgtatagatataacaTGGGTTCTGCCTTCAAGAACTTTGTAATCtaacaaagagaaagataaatagcAACCATAAGGGGAGACTAAgatgaataaaaaggaaagaatcaagTTTGAGAAAGGAATAAAGCGGGTGGATAAAGGAGGTACCCGCTATCTGATGGGtcttgaagaaaaggaaggaatgccTTCAAAAGATGGAGGTTGGGCTGAGATGTGAAGCCCATTACAGACATAGGCAAAAGTGAGAGCAGCCCAGACTGGGGAAGAACCAGGATCATAACTGGAGCTAGATGGTTTCTAAGAAGGCCTCTAGTTTAGGTGAGGTCCTTGTAGAGTTAGAAAGGATTGGCCCCAGTAGTACAGGTGGAAACAGTAATGTTAGATTCAAATCCAAAGTAATTCTCTCCTCACTACTTTATCTTCTCATTCTTGCTACTCACTCCTGATCCTCCAAGCACTGGATCAGCCCCAGAGGCCAAGGCTGACCagccctctcctttcctcttgcAGGCTCTTGGTGAGGCTGCAGGATTCAAATGAGCCCCTGACTGTACATGTCTCCATTGACAAGTGAGTCGGGGAGAGGAATGTGTATGTATAAGGAAACTTGGGGTGGAGGGTAGTTAGGGAGGAAGGGTGGAAATATGGGCACTGGGAGGATTACCCCTTTCCAAGAAGAGGTTCTGGTTCTGGAGGCTGCCCCATTAACCCTCTCGTCTTGTTTCGCAGGAATGCACCTCAAATAAAAGGGTAAGAACCCGGGGACTCATGGTAGAACGGGCTGTGACAAGGACAAAAGAGAATAAGTTTGTCTTGTATCCTCTGGGATTGTAGAGGAGGGCTGGGCTTGGGCAAGGTCAGATTTCTTCCTGGAACTTATTTTGGAAATGGGAACCCAAAGGCAAGTTCACCTGTGTCTTTGATGCCATCTGATCTTTCAGTTTAGATTATTGTGAGAATTTTTTTGtaaacctggaaaaaaaaaccatataaatgccagttattgatgctgttggttttattattgtttcACTTGGAGTAGTTTTCGAATATTCAACATCCTGACCTCAGAACGGAAAACTTTGACACCAGAGAAGgggaaaagccaaggcttgatctGGGACTTCCACTGCCTGGTAAGTAGAGTCATGCCATCTCTTTGACACAGGTAAAGGGGAGAAATTTGGGAATGGGAGACAACGTGGTGTAGTGGCCTGAGTGCTGGATAAAACCTGAGAGGCGGCTTTCAATCCTACTTCACTTATTACCCCGCTAACTTAGGAGGTAGGGTGGGGATGgaagtcatttaaatattttcttgaagctatttcctcatctctaaagagGATAGTAATACCTCCCTCTCAGGTTtgctgtgaagctcaaatgaggtcatgtctataaaattctttgtaaaccaTAACATGCTACATATATAGAAGCAGCGTGAAGAGACCCTGTTCTAAcacctccccctcttctctttctgttcatAGACTCTGAAGGAACAGAAAACAGGTGGCTCTGGGAAGGGCAGCCGCGAGGTGAGGTCAGGGCAAATTGGCAGGGAAGGGGATGGGACTGTTGGCGGCAGCCAGCAGGTTCTGGTGACCATCAATCTGATTCTTTAGGGACTGCTTGTTGTGACTGAGGAACTTCACATCATTAACTTCAGCGTCAAATACTCCTACCAGGGGCTGAAGTTGGAGTTAGAGGTAAAGAAGAGACAGGGGCCCTCCCCTTTGGGAGGGAGCACCAAGCACCAGCTTCCTGCTGGTTGCTATCCAACAACAATCCTCCCCAATATTTTCCTCTTAGACCAGTAGTCTTCCTGTGGTGATCATCTCCAACATCAACCAGCTTCCCAGTGCTTGGGCTTCTGTGCTCTGGTTTAATCTGCTCAGCCCTGAACCCCAGGTGAGAGATGGGGAAGAGCCTCTCCAGTGAGAGGGAGGATGAATTGTGTCAGGGAGGGGTGGAGATGGTGGGCAGCACAGGAGCCTTTGAACCGGGCTGTCCTTCCCATCTTGTCTCTAGAACCAGCAGTTCTTTTCCAGTCCCCCCAAGGCTCCATGGACAGTGCTGGGCCCAGCCCTCAGCTGGCAGTTCTCTTCTTGTACCGGCCGAGGCCTTGACCAAGAGCAGCTCAATATGTTGAAGAAAAAGCTATTTGGTACAGATGGTTTCCATTCCCTCGATGAATCCCCTTGGCTTCCCCTCTTCTTCAGCTTCCCCTAATCCCAATCTAGTTCCTTTCACCTTCTGTCTCTGTGTTGCTGTCCCTTTCCTCACCCTCCTAGCTACAACCACAGAATACAGGCCTACCTTGTCCCCTGACAATGTGCTGAACAAGTGACTATCCGACTTTGGGCTGGAAAACTCCCAGTAAGGAGGACCTCTCTCTCCTGACAGcctattccattccattcttgGATGGTTCCTAGCTCTGCCCTCTGAGGCTAAGCAGAGCAAATCCAAGTTATAAGGCCCCTTGCCTTAGGCTTCTCTGGGCCAATTgcccagtaattttttttcctctgaggcagtGGGGCctaaatgacttgcacagaatcacacaactaggaagtgttgtctgaggctagatttggactcaggagcTCCTGATTTCTGGGCCTGCGCTCTATCCGTtgcaccaccaagctgcccccaGGATTTAGTTCTGTGACTTTGTGTGCATCAGTCTCTACTTGCCACCCCACTCCCTTCTGAAGGTCTCACAGCTTGTTAATGTTCTCTTAAAAATGCAGTATTTCAGAACTGAGCCCAGCGTCCCTTCTGTCCCTCTCTGGCTTTCTGTCCTTCAGGGCAAGAACATAAGAAAGAGTCTCAGTTGTTGGTGTCCTGGCCTGCCTTCTCCAAGGTAAAGAATGCTTTCAAACCGTAGAATTGCTCCTTTCTATGGGGTCCATCCCCATCCTCTGAGGTGTTTCTCCTTCCTTGCCTCTCCTTTAGCATGACAGCCCTCCTGGGAAGCTGCCTTTCTGGACATGGCTGGACAAGATCCTGGACCTGGTGGACAGCCACCTGAAGGATATCTGGAAAGATGGGTATGTTAAGGACACCAGGCCTTGCCTGCCAGCAGTCTGGGTCCTGAGGGTGGGTTTGGGGCTCCCCCTTGTGGCCACAGACGCCATGGGAAGGACCAACATCTCAGCGTcctgtttgcaaagcactttacctaCAGTGAGTGTCAGGTTTGAGCTGCTGTGACACGGAGATGCAGTATCCTTCGgtttgtagatgaggaaagggGGTTACAAAGTCAGATGAGCTGTTCTGGAGCTTCAAAGAAGAAATACATAGCtgggtctcttccagctctcacaGGTAGCTCTCAGGGTCCAGCTATCACCCACTGCCTCCTTTTCACCCTATATCACAGGCACATCAAGGGCTTTGTGACCCGTGCCCAGGCACTTCGGCTGCTGAAGAAGAGTTTGCCAGGAACCTTTTTGCTGCGATTCAGTGAGACTTCCCTAGAGGGGGGCATCACTTGTTCGTGGGTGGAGCATCAGGATGATGGTAAAACTGCCCTTCCTGAGTCCCCTTCCTTACCTAGATTTGACCCTGACTTTGGCCTCTGACCCCTGCATCTCTGGCCACCCTGACTATTTGGGATTGAGGAGTGGGAGAGTAGTCAGAGCCTTAGAGGAGAAGGGGTTGACTTTTCCTTCCTCTCAAGCCTCATTTACCCCTTACATCTTCtgatgttttctctctctctcctccttcccccaacacTCACCAGACAAGGTGATTCTCCGATCAGTACAGCCCTATACTAAAGAAATTCTGCAGTTACTCCCGATTACAGAAATCATACGGAATTACCAGTTAGTGGCAGAGGAGAATGTACCTGAGAACCCTCTATGCTTCCTTTACCCTGGTATACCCCGGGATAAAGCTTTTGGGCCCTATTACCGTGAGAAAGGTAAGAACGTGGAATCTTAGAGCTCAAGGAGTCCTGTGAGAAATTGTATAATAATCTTTAAtgagtaattataaaattaattaaaaaaaaattttttttaaaataataatctttgATGAGAACACTGATTTAGGGGGAGACTTGCATGATTTGGGCAGGGCCTTCCATTGAGGGACCAGATTGGGTAGTATGGCGAGGAGGGCAGAAGGAGGGGCCCCAGGCTTTGATTTCTATTCATTAATCTTCTTGATCGTTCTTTCCTCCTAATTATATGCGGACTATATTTCTTCCTACCACAGTAGATCTCACGAAACACAGGAAATATTTAAGTCGAGAACTCATTGTAATATCCAACAGGTGAGATGCaactttttttcactctttcctaAGCTGCCATGCATTCTTCACCAGCCGTGTCAAGCTTTCTCAGCCTTCCTTTACTCTTTCCTGCTCCCTCagatatttcctccttttttcctcatcaTATTATTCTTCACctgcttctctcttctcccttttctgttaatttgctttcttttcctgTTCCTAAACTATTTGTAAACTTTCGGAACAAAAGAAATTCAACCTCTTCCTTATTCTTTATACTCTTCTCTTAAAAGAATCCCCTTCTTTCTGCTCATACAAGCACTACCTCCATCCAGGCCCTTCTCCCCTATGGCTGGACTTCTTGTAGGAACATTCACATTGGTTTCCTTGCCTCAAGCCTCTCTTCATTCAGACTTGTCTCCCCACACTGTTGCCAAAGTGATTGTCCTAAAGCTTGAGTCTGATCCTGTCACCACTTCAGTAACTGTCACTACTTCTCCAttgcctccaggagcaaataGAAATTCCTCTTTTTGGCatgtaaagctcttcacaa
Protein-coding sequences here:
- the STAT2 gene encoding signal transducer and activator of transcription 2 isoform X1, encoding MANWEILQGLDQPFQEQLHELYSKSLLPMDVRKHLASWIEDQNWYQAITSPDTSHAYLLFHHLLDQLGSQSNSYSQDSDLLLQHNLRKFCRDIQALYQDNPTQLAGLIYNLLLEEKNILNQAQRIQQDHADPSPEVPMETRQQQEIESRIQELKDMMQKLVKDVNYLSDLQDVFSFRYKTQNTSVKTSSMNSNQTRQQQLLQETLNELDRKRKEVLDASRAVWGRCATLIELLLQELKEWKDRQQKACIGAPLDQSLDQLESWFTAGAKILFQLKQQLKELENFSNLITYENDPLKTKLPLEGVTELLQLLLHSAFVVESQPYMLLPIKRPLVLKTGNKFSVQTRLLVRLQDSNEPLTVHVSIDKNAPQIKGFRIFNILTSERKTLTPEKGKSQGLIWDFHCLTLKEQKTGGSGKGSREGLLVVTEELHIINFSVKYSYQGLKLELETSSLPVVIISNINQLPSAWASVLWFNLLSPEPQNQQFFSSPPKAPWTVLGPALSWQFSSCTGRGLDQEQLNMLKKKLFGQEHKKESQLLVSWPAFSKHDSPPGKLPFWTWLDKILDLVDSHLKDIWKDGHIKGFVTRAQALRLLKKSLPGTFLLRFSETSLEGGITCSWVEHQDDDKVILRSVQPYTKEILQLLPITEIIRNYQLVAEENVPENPLCFLYPGIPRDKAFGPYYREKVDLTKHRKYLSRELIVISNRQVNEVQSPFQLSELEELDLNQELLPELKEEPELPFDLQNLGKDLITLNMNDIEALNNELTCDAVLLKDDPVLPILPPGDEAPFSVSHFLMDGPSTYDFPNY
- the STAT2 gene encoding signal transducer and activator of transcription 2 isoform X2 — translated: MANWEILQGLDQPFQEQLHELYSKSLLPMDVRKHLASWIEDQNWYQAITSPDTSHAYLLFHHLLDQLGSQSNSYSQDSDLLLQHNLRKFCRDIQALYQDNPTQLAGLIYNLLLEEKNILNQAQRIQQDHADPSPEVPMETRQQQEIESRIQELKDMMQKLVKDVNYLSDLQDVFSFRYKTQNTSVKTSSMNSNQTRQQQLLQETLNELDRKRKEVLDASRAVWGRCATLIELLLQELKEWKDRQQKACIGAPLDQSLDQLESWFTAGAKILFQLKQQLKELENFSNLITYENDPLKTKLPLEGVTELLQLLLHSAFVVESQPYMLLPIKRPLVLKTGNKFSVQTRLLVRLQDSNEPLTVHVSIDKNAPQIKGFRIFNILTSERKTLTPEKGKSQGLIWDFHCLTLKEQKTGGSGKGSREGLLVVTEELHIINFSVKYSYQGLKLELETSSLPVVIISNINQLPSAWASVLWFNLLSPEPQNQQFFSSPPKAPWTVLGPALSWQFSSCTGRGLDQEQLNMLKKKLFGQEHKKESQLLVSWPAFSKHDSPPGKLPFWTWLDKILDLVDSHLKDIWKDGHIKGFVTRAQALRLLKKSLPGTFLLRFSETSLEGGITCSWVEHQDDDKVILRSVQPYTKEILQLLPITEIIRNYQLVAEENVPENPLCFLYPGIPRDKAFGPYYREKDLTKHRKYLSRELIVISNRQVNEVQSPFQLSELEELDLNQELLPELKEEPELPFDLQNLGKDLITLNMNDIEALNNELTCDAVLLKDDPVLPILPPGDEAPFSVSHFLMDGPSTYDFPNY